Proteins from a single region of Nocardioides anomalus:
- a CDS encoding SACE_7040 family transcriptional regulator, whose protein sequence is MARRDEILATAAELFAARGFHGVSVADIGAACGISGPALYKHFASKDAVLAEMLVDISERLLEVGRERSDAAPDAVTALHALVDWHVDFALRDRPLIVVQDRDWESLPDDARELVRKLQRAYVDLWADRLREVHDGLPLDSARAMAHAAFGLINSTPHSALLPDARMRELLTGMADAALGTGPRGA, encoded by the coding sequence ATGGCCCGCCGCGACGAGATCCTCGCGACCGCGGCCGAGCTGTTCGCCGCGCGCGGGTTCCACGGCGTGAGCGTGGCCGACATCGGCGCGGCCTGCGGCATCTCCGGGCCGGCGCTCTACAAGCACTTCGCGTCCAAGGACGCGGTGCTGGCCGAGATGCTGGTCGACATCAGCGAGCGGCTGCTCGAGGTCGGCCGCGAGCGCTCGGACGCCGCGCCCGACGCGGTGACCGCGCTGCACGCGCTGGTCGACTGGCACGTCGACTTCGCCCTGCGCGACCGCCCGCTGATCGTGGTCCAGGACCGCGACTGGGAGTCGCTGCCGGACGACGCGCGCGAGCTCGTCCGCAAGCTCCAGCGCGCGTACGTCGACCTCTGGGCCGACCGCCTGCGCGAGGTGCACGACGGGCTGCCGCTGGACAGCGCGCGGGCCATGGCGCACGCGGCCTTCGGGCTCATCAACTCCACGCCGCACAGCGCGCTGCTGCCCGACGCCCGGATGCGCGAGCTGCTCACGGGGATGGCGGACGCCGCCCTCGGCACCGGGCCGCGCGGTGCGTAG
- the trxA gene encoding thioredoxin, translated as MSAVPLTAETFEQTVTSEDIVLVDFWASWCGPCRQFAPVYEAASERHEDVVFASIDTEAEQSISQAAQVTAIPTLMAFRDGILVFRQSGALPAPALEELITAVKGLDMDDVRAQIAAAEADAGGAQA; from the coding sequence ATGAGCGCCGTACCGCTGACCGCCGAGACCTTCGAGCAGACCGTCACCAGCGAGGACATCGTGCTGGTCGACTTCTGGGCGTCGTGGTGTGGGCCGTGCCGCCAGTTCGCGCCGGTCTACGAGGCCGCCTCCGAGCGCCACGAGGACGTCGTGTTCGCCTCCATCGACACCGAGGCCGAGCAGTCGATCTCCCAGGCCGCGCAGGTCACGGCCATCCCGACGCTGATGGCCTTCCGCGACGGGATCCTGGTCTTCCGGCAGTCCGGCGCGCTCCCCGCGCCCGCGTTGGAGGAGCTCATCACCGCGGTCAAGGGCCTGGACATGGACGACGTGCGGGCCCAGATCGCGGCCGCCGAGGCCGACGCCGGCGGCGCGCAGGCCTAG
- a CDS encoding VOC family protein, with the protein MSLRWQCVVVDCADPEAVATFWAAALGWRRTHVSADGGEVVLEPPAGSPEDGVAPDLLFIRVPDPTPGKRRLHLDLRPSGDQAREVARLEALGATRADVGQDEGASWVVLADVEGNELCVLKPYGAHEG; encoded by the coding sequence GTGAGCCTGCGCTGGCAGTGCGTGGTCGTGGACTGCGCCGACCCCGAAGCCGTCGCGACCTTCTGGGCCGCCGCGCTCGGCTGGCGGCGCACGCACGTGTCGGCCGACGGCGGCGAGGTCGTCCTCGAGCCGCCCGCGGGCAGCCCCGAGGACGGCGTCGCGCCGGACCTGCTGTTCATCCGGGTGCCCGACCCGACGCCGGGCAAGCGGCGGCTGCACCTGGACCTGCGACCGTCCGGCGACCAGGCGAGGGAGGTGGCCCGGCTCGAGGCGCTGGGCGCCACCCGCGCCGACGTGGGCCAGGACGAGGGCGCCAGCTGGGTGGTGCTGGCCGACGTCGAGGGCAACGAGCTCTGCGTCCTCAAGCCGTACGGCGCCCACGAGGGCTGA
- a CDS encoding carboxyl transferase domain-containing protein, translating to MRELVADLRERLAVVRRGGSDAAREKHTARGKLLVRDRVDRLLDPGSPFLELSPLAATGMYDDAVPSAGIVTGIGRVSGRETVVVANDATVKGGTYYPMTVKKHLRAQTVAAENRLPCVYLVDSGGAFLPMQDDVFPDKEHFGRIFFNQANLSAQGVPQVASVMGSCTAGGAYVPAMSDETVIVRNQGTIFLGGPPLVKAATGEVVTAEELGGGDVHARTSGVVDHLAEDDAHALDIVRSIVDTLPRGERHLAVHEVEEPQEDPLGLYDVVPTDTRTPYDVREVIRRVVDGSRFHEFKRLYAETLVCGFARIWGHEVGIAANNGILFSESALKGAHFIELCNQRRIPLVFLQNISGFMVGREYENKGIARDGAKLVTAVACSVVPKFTVVIGGSFGAGNYGMCGRAYDPRFLWMWPNARISVMGGEQAASVLATVANRPDDEEFKAPIRAQYETQGSPYYSTARLWDDGVIDPVDTRRVLGMGLAAASHAPIPASSYGVFRM from the coding sequence ATGCGTGAGCTGGTCGCCGACCTGCGTGAGCGCCTGGCCGTCGTCCGGCGCGGCGGCAGCGACGCGGCCCGCGAGAAGCACACCGCCCGCGGCAAGCTGCTGGTCCGCGACCGGGTCGACCGGCTGCTCGACCCGGGCAGCCCGTTCCTGGAGCTGAGCCCGCTGGCCGCGACCGGGATGTACGACGACGCGGTGCCCAGCGCCGGCATCGTCACCGGCATCGGGCGGGTCAGCGGCCGCGAGACGGTGGTCGTGGCCAACGACGCCACCGTCAAGGGCGGCACCTACTACCCGATGACCGTCAAGAAGCACCTGCGCGCGCAGACCGTGGCCGCGGAGAACCGGCTGCCGTGCGTCTACCTCGTCGACTCGGGCGGTGCGTTCCTGCCGATGCAGGACGACGTGTTCCCCGACAAGGAGCACTTCGGCCGGATCTTCTTCAACCAGGCCAACCTGAGCGCCCAAGGTGTCCCGCAGGTCGCCAGCGTCATGGGCTCGTGCACCGCCGGCGGCGCCTACGTCCCGGCCATGTCCGACGAGACGGTCATCGTGCGCAACCAGGGCACGATCTTCCTGGGCGGCCCGCCCCTGGTGAAGGCGGCGACCGGCGAGGTCGTGACGGCCGAGGAGCTCGGCGGCGGGGACGTGCACGCCCGCACCTCCGGGGTGGTCGACCACCTGGCCGAGGACGACGCCCACGCGCTCGACATCGTGCGCAGCATCGTCGACACCCTGCCCCGCGGCGAGCGGCACCTCGCCGTGCACGAGGTCGAGGAGCCGCAGGAGGACCCGCTCGGCCTCTACGACGTCGTCCCGACCGACACCCGCACGCCGTACGACGTGCGCGAGGTGATCCGCCGGGTCGTCGACGGCAGCCGGTTCCACGAGTTCAAGCGGCTGTACGCCGAGACGCTGGTCTGCGGGTTCGCGCGGATCTGGGGCCACGAGGTCGGGATCGCGGCCAACAATGGGATCCTGTTCAGCGAGTCGGCCCTCAAGGGCGCGCACTTCATCGAGCTGTGCAACCAGCGGCGCATCCCGCTGGTCTTCCTGCAGAACATCTCCGGCTTCATGGTCGGCAGGGAGTACGAGAACAAGGGCATCGCCCGCGACGGGGCCAAGCTCGTCACCGCGGTGGCCTGCTCGGTGGTCCCGAAGTTCACGGTGGTCATCGGCGGCTCGTTCGGGGCCGGCAACTACGGCATGTGCGGGCGGGCCTACGACCCGCGGTTCCTGTGGATGTGGCCCAACGCCCGCATCTCGGTGATGGGCGGCGAGCAGGCCGCCTCGGTGCTCGCCACCGTGGCCAACCGGCCCGACGACGAGGAGTTCAAGGCGCCCATCCGCGCGCAGTACGAGACCCAGGGCTCGCCGTACTACTCCACCGCCCGGCTGTGGGACGACGGCGTCATCGACCCCGTCGACACCCGCCGCGTCCTCGGCATGGGCCTCGCCGCGGCGTCCCACGCCCCGATCCCGGCGTCGTCCTACGGCGTCTTCCGGATGTGA
- a CDS encoding ATP-binding protein, giving the protein MLEHVFIANRGEIAARVARTCARLGVRATASSGDYLDVEAQVAQARGAGADSVHPGYGFLSENPTFARAVAAAGLAWIGPPPEAMEAMARKDHAREIAVAAGVPVVPRGEDAAYPVLVKAAAGGGGKGMRVVRSAAELEEATAAARREALSAFGDDTMLIEKYVERGRHVEVQVIGDTHGTVRHLFERDCSTQRRHQKVLEEAPAPTLTDAQRTRVLAAAVALAAHVGYVNAGTVEFLLDDDTGEVYFLEMNTRLQVEHPVTELITGLDLVELQLRVASGEPLDLPELTPRGHAIEARVYAEDSFHGFLPQAGTASTVRWPDGVRVDQALESGQTVSTAYDPMLGKVIAHGATREEARLRLVQALDDTAILGLTTNAGFLRVLVASDEFRDATIDTAWLDRHDVPEPDPAPARELAAWAVFRRDRTADGPFASDGFRLGSDPAPVVVELDEPVTLGAEPTTRPVAAVRHDRVEVVHHGQRFLFARPDVMGDHGVAVADGALTAPMPGTVLDVRVAEGDAVEEGQVLGVLEAMKMELSLKAPFAGTVTSVGAAAGEQVKLGAALFVVEENDG; this is encoded by the coding sequence ATGCTCGAGCACGTCTTCATCGCCAACCGCGGCGAGATCGCCGCCCGGGTCGCGCGCACCTGCGCGCGGCTCGGCGTCCGCGCCACGGCGAGCAGCGGCGACTACCTCGACGTCGAGGCGCAGGTCGCCCAGGCGCGAGGGGCCGGGGCCGACTCGGTCCACCCGGGCTACGGCTTCCTCTCGGAGAACCCGACCTTCGCGCGGGCCGTGGCCGCGGCCGGCCTGGCCTGGATCGGGCCGCCGCCTGAGGCGATGGAGGCGATGGCCCGCAAGGACCACGCCCGCGAGATCGCGGTCGCGGCGGGCGTGCCGGTGGTGCCCCGCGGCGAGGACGCCGCCTACCCCGTGCTGGTCAAGGCCGCGGCCGGCGGCGGCGGCAAGGGCATGCGGGTGGTCCGCAGCGCCGCCGAGCTGGAGGAGGCGACGGCGGCCGCCCGGCGCGAGGCGCTGTCAGCCTTCGGCGACGACACCATGCTCATCGAGAAGTACGTCGAGCGCGGGCGGCACGTCGAGGTCCAGGTCATCGGCGACACCCACGGCACCGTGCGGCACCTGTTCGAGCGCGACTGCTCGACCCAGCGCCGCCACCAGAAGGTCCTGGAGGAGGCGCCCGCGCCGACGCTGACCGACGCCCAGCGCACCCGCGTGCTGGCCGCCGCGGTCGCGCTGGCCGCGCACGTCGGCTACGTCAACGCCGGCACCGTGGAGTTCCTGCTGGACGACGACACGGGCGAGGTCTACTTCCTGGAGATGAACACCCGCCTCCAGGTCGAGCACCCGGTGACCGAGCTCATCACCGGCCTGGACCTGGTCGAGCTCCAGCTCCGGGTCGCCTCGGGCGAGCCGCTCGACCTGCCGGAGCTCACGCCGCGGGGCCACGCCATCGAGGCGCGGGTCTACGCCGAGGACTCCTTCCACGGCTTCCTCCCGCAGGCCGGCACGGCCTCGACCGTGCGCTGGCCGGACGGGGTGCGCGTCGACCAGGCGCTCGAGTCCGGCCAGACCGTCTCCACGGCGTACGACCCGATGCTGGGCAAGGTCATCGCCCACGGCGCGACCCGCGAGGAGGCGCGCCTGCGGCTCGTGCAGGCCCTCGACGACACCGCGATCCTCGGGCTGACCACCAACGCGGGGTTCCTGCGGGTGCTGGTGGCCAGCGACGAGTTCCGCGACGCCACCATCGACACCGCCTGGCTGGACCGCCACGACGTGCCCGAGCCCGACCCGGCACCGGCCCGCGAGCTGGCCGCCTGGGCGGTGTTCCGGCGCGACCGGACGGCGGACGGCCCGTTCGCCAGCGACGGCTTCCGGCTCGGGTCCGACCCGGCGCCGGTCGTGGTCGAGCTGGACGAGCCGGTCACCCTCGGGGCCGAGCCGACGACCCGCCCGGTGGCCGCGGTCCGGCACGACCGGGTCGAGGTCGTCCACCACGGCCAGCGGTTCCTCTTCGCCCGGCCCGATGTGATGGGCGACCACGGCGTGGCGGTGGCCGACGGCGCGCTCACCGCCCCGATGCCGGGCACCGTGCTCGACGTCCGCGTGGCCGAGGGCGACGCGGTCGAGGAGGGCCAGGTCCTCGGCGTGCTCGAGGCGATGAAGATGGAGCTGAGCCTCAAGGCGCCGTTCGCCGGCACCGTCACGTCCGTGGGCGCGGCGGCCGGGGAACAGGTGAAGCTGGGCGCCGCGTTGTTCGTGGTGGAGGAGAACGATGGCTGA
- a CDS encoding hydroxymethylglutaryl-CoA lyase gives MAELPTKVTIYEVGPRDGLQNEKSMVPVDVKEQFVRRLLATGLPVVEATSFVHPKWVPQLADAEELMTRLGEDGKGLPVLVPNERGLDRALELGLRHVAIFGSATETFAQRNLNRSVDEQFAMFEPTVKRARDAGLDVRAYVSMCFGDPWEGRVPVEQVVSVGQRLFDLGASQLSLGDTIGVGTAGQVTALIEAFLAAGMAKDDLAMHFHDTYGQALANTYSALQSGITTFDASAGGLGGCPYAKSATGNLATEDLVWMLTGLGIEHGVDLDALVATSAWMAGELGRPSPSAVVRALSQSQA, from the coding sequence ATGGCTGAGCTGCCGACGAAGGTCACGATCTACGAGGTGGGCCCGCGCGACGGCCTGCAGAACGAGAAGTCGATGGTGCCCGTCGACGTCAAGGAGCAGTTCGTGCGCCGCCTGCTCGCGACCGGGCTCCCGGTCGTCGAGGCCACGTCGTTCGTGCACCCGAAGTGGGTCCCGCAGCTGGCTGACGCCGAGGAGCTGATGACGCGCCTGGGCGAGGACGGGAAGGGCCTGCCGGTGCTGGTGCCCAACGAGCGCGGCCTGGACCGGGCGCTCGAGCTGGGGCTGCGGCACGTGGCGATCTTCGGCTCGGCCACCGAGACCTTCGCCCAGCGCAACCTCAACCGCAGCGTGGACGAGCAGTTCGCGATGTTCGAGCCGACCGTGAAGCGGGCGCGTGACGCCGGGCTCGACGTCCGCGCGTACGTCTCGATGTGCTTCGGCGACCCCTGGGAGGGCCGGGTGCCGGTCGAGCAGGTCGTGTCGGTCGGCCAGCGGCTCTTCGACCTGGGCGCGAGCCAGCTGAGCCTGGGCGACACCATCGGCGTCGGCACGGCGGGTCAGGTGACGGCGTTGATCGAGGCGTTCCTGGCCGCGGGGATGGCCAAGGACGACCTGGCCATGCACTTCCACGACACCTACGGCCAGGCGCTGGCCAACACCTACTCCGCGCTGCAGTCCGGCATCACGACCTTCGACGCGAGCGCGGGTGGGCTGGGCGGGTGTCCCTACGCCAAGAGCGCGACGGGCAACCTGGCCACCGAGGACCTGGTCTGGATGCTCACCGGCCTGGGCATCGAGCACGGCGTCGACCTCGACGCGCTGGTCGCGACCAGCGCCTGGATGGCGGGCGAGCTCGGTCGCCCGTCGCCGTCCGCGGTGGTCCGGGCGCTGTCACAATCGCAGGCATGA
- a CDS encoding EcsC family protein, translating to MGVTSKAAGAVGKQLAPKLTQVAPGLTSSFVREALHRAIVGVGPLPAASKAADAQLKEQKGDVEKAVHEVIENHVRYAAAQGFVTNIGGLVTAALTIPTNITGVALIQCRMIAGIAHLRGYDLDDPRVRNAILTCLVGEDHVNELVKKRKLPAPPMALATAPVHDADLDAVVSAEVAAELVNKVVGKRLAITVGRRVPIAGGFIGLGADAYATWKVGRYADRELLPRARR from the coding sequence ATGGGCGTGACGAGCAAGGCGGCGGGCGCGGTGGGCAAGCAGCTCGCGCCCAAGCTCACCCAGGTGGCCCCCGGGCTGACCTCGTCGTTCGTCCGTGAGGCGCTGCACCGCGCGATCGTCGGCGTGGGCCCGCTGCCCGCGGCCAGCAAGGCGGCGGACGCCCAGCTCAAGGAGCAGAAGGGCGACGTCGAGAAGGCCGTCCACGAGGTCATCGAGAACCACGTCCGTTACGCGGCGGCCCAGGGCTTCGTCACCAACATCGGCGGCCTGGTGACGGCGGCGCTGACCATCCCGACCAACATCACCGGCGTGGCGCTCATCCAGTGCCGGATGATCGCCGGCATCGCACACCTGCGCGGCTACGACCTCGACGACCCGCGGGTGCGCAACGCGATCCTCACCTGCCTGGTCGGTGAGGACCACGTCAACGAGCTGGTCAAGAAGCGCAAGCTCCCCGCGCCCCCGATGGCCCTGGCCACCGCGCCGGTGCACGACGCCGACCTCGACGCGGTCGTCTCCGCCGAGGTCGCGGCCGAGCTGGTCAACAAGGTCGTCGGCAAGCGGCTGGCCATCACGGTCGGGCGCCGGGTGCCGATCGCGGGCGGCTTCATCGGGCTGGGCGCCGACGCCTACGCGACGTGGAAGGTCGGCCGCTACGCCGACCGCGAGCTCCTGCCCCGCGCCCGCCGGTAG
- the aat gene encoding leucyl/phenylalanyl-tRNA--protein transferase → MPVEPPPTPWVFPDPVDAPDDLVGVGADLAPGTLLAAYRSGIFPMPEDGVRPPIHWFCPVQRGILPLDGLRVSRSLRRSVRDFEVRVDTAFEEVVAACGDPTREAGWITGDIAAAYAELHRLGWAHSVEAWRDGALVGGLYGVGIGGLFAGESMFHHVRDASKVALVGLVEVLTGDGVPGRLLDVQWVTPHLATLGAVEVPRPAYLRRLDQALELPAPAWGGGPVVRG, encoded by the coding sequence GTGCCGGTCGAGCCTCCGCCCACGCCGTGGGTGTTCCCGGACCCGGTGGACGCGCCCGACGACCTGGTCGGTGTGGGCGCCGACCTGGCGCCGGGCACCCTGCTCGCGGCGTACCGCAGCGGGATCTTCCCGATGCCCGAGGACGGCGTGCGGCCGCCGATCCACTGGTTCTGCCCGGTGCAGCGCGGGATCCTGCCGCTCGACGGGCTGCGGGTCTCGCGCTCGCTGCGCCGGTCGGTGCGCGACTTCGAGGTGCGTGTGGACACCGCGTTCGAGGAGGTCGTGGCCGCCTGCGGCGACCCGACGCGGGAGGCGGGGTGGATCACCGGCGACATCGCGGCGGCGTACGCCGAGCTGCACCGCCTCGGCTGGGCGCACTCGGTCGAGGCGTGGCGCGACGGCGCGCTGGTCGGCGGGCTGTACGGCGTCGGGATCGGCGGGCTGTTCGCGGGCGAGTCGATGTTCCACCACGTCCGCGACGCCTCCAAGGTCGCCCTCGTCGGCCTGGTCGAGGTGCTGACCGGCGACGGGGTGCCGGGACGGCTGCTCGACGTGCAGTGGGTGACGCCGCACCTGGCCACGCTCGGCGCCGTCGAGGTCCCGCGGCCGGCGTACCTGAGGCGACTGGACCAGGCCCTCGAGCTGCCGGCCCCTGCCTGGGGTGGGGGCCCGGTCGTGCGAGGGTGA
- a CDS encoding rhodanese-like domain-containing protein, whose translation MPGIPTVSISGVPDPLPEGVSVLDVREPVEWAHGHVEGALHIPLGQLTQRLDEVPEGQTLVVCKVGGRSAQAVAWLAQQGRDVVNLDGGMLEWEAAGRPMVSETGQPPQVV comes from the coding sequence GTGCCCGGCATCCCCACCGTCTCCATCTCCGGCGTTCCCGACCCGCTGCCGGAGGGCGTCAGCGTCCTCGACGTGCGCGAGCCCGTGGAGTGGGCGCACGGCCACGTGGAGGGCGCGCTGCACATCCCGCTCGGGCAGCTCACCCAGCGGCTCGACGAGGTGCCGGAGGGCCAGACCCTGGTGGTCTGCAAGGTCGGCGGCCGCTCGGCGCAGGCGGTCGCGTGGCTGGCCCAGCAGGGCCGCGACGTGGTCAACCTGGACGGCGGGATGCTCGAGTGGGAGGCCGCGGGCCGACCGATGGTCAGCGAGACGGGGCAGCCGCCGCAGGTGGTGTGA
- a CDS encoding helix-turn-helix domain-containing protein, protein MPEDLAALLASVDPAQLGQRIRAARRSLDLTQGEVAGADASVAFVSRIESGKRRPDLALLQAMAGRLRTTALALLTGAPDPTASRLRVALDHAELALRSGSPDAAEELLESVREDVESFSDPDLRAAWRLTSALTAEARGALDDAITGLEDLLEASRSVPDATRIAIALSRCYRESGDLSRAISTGERCLTSLRDLGLEGTDDAVQLAVTVAAAHFVLGDVGHAVRLARRAVKQAEDVGSDAARASAYWNASIMESRRGATEAALPLAEKALRLLDSAEGNRNVARLRSQLGIFQLRVDPPDADGAIENLTAAAEELAWSSASPVDKGRNAVALARARLLTGEPTEALAQAEGVHRDVGSTAPLLDAGALTVMGEASFALGQPEQAAAHYRQAVAVLTGVGSDRGAADSWFELAALLDELGLRDEAHDAYRNAAVASGAVSAAGLRRLQQH, encoded by the coding sequence GTGCCCGAGGACCTCGCCGCTCTCCTGGCGTCCGTGGACCCCGCCCAGCTGGGCCAGCGGATCCGGGCGGCCCGACGCAGCCTGGACCTCACCCAGGGCGAGGTCGCGGGGGCCGACGCGAGCGTCGCGTTCGTCTCGCGCATCGAGAGCGGCAAGCGCCGCCCCGACCTCGCGCTGCTGCAGGCGATGGCCGGCCGGCTGCGCACCACCGCCCTCGCGCTGCTGACCGGCGCCCCCGACCCGACCGCGTCCCGGCTCCGGGTCGCGCTGGACCACGCCGAGCTCGCGCTGCGCAGCGGCTCGCCCGACGCGGCCGAAGAGCTGCTGGAGTCGGTCCGCGAGGACGTGGAGTCGTTCTCGGACCCGGACCTGCGCGCCGCGTGGCGGCTGACCAGCGCCCTGACCGCCGAGGCCCGCGGCGCACTGGACGACGCGATCACCGGCCTGGAGGACCTCCTCGAGGCGAGCCGCTCGGTCCCGGACGCGACCAGGATCGCGATCGCCCTGAGCCGCTGCTACCGCGAGAGCGGTGACCTGTCCCGCGCCATCAGCACCGGCGAGCGCTGCCTGACCTCGCTGCGCGACCTCGGCCTGGAGGGCACCGACGACGCGGTGCAGCTCGCGGTGACCGTGGCCGCGGCCCACTTCGTGCTCGGCGACGTCGGGCACGCGGTCCGGCTCGCCCGGCGGGCGGTCAAGCAGGCCGAGGACGTCGGCAGCGACGCGGCCCGCGCCTCGGCGTACTGGAACGCCAGCATCATGGAGTCGCGGCGCGGCGCCACCGAGGCGGCGCTGCCCCTGGCCGAGAAGGCGCTGCGACTGCTCGACTCCGCCGAGGGCAACCGGAACGTCGCCCGCCTGCGCAGTCAGCTCGGCATCTTCCAGCTGCGCGTGGACCCGCCCGACGCCGACGGCGCGATCGAGAACCTCACCGCCGCCGCGGAGGAGCTCGCGTGGTCCAGCGCCAGCCCGGTCGACAAGGGCCGCAACGCCGTCGCGCTGGCCAGGGCCCGGCTGCTCACCGGTGAGCCGACCGAGGCGCTCGCGCAGGCCGAGGGCGTGCACCGCGACGTCGGCAGCACCGCTCCCCTGCTCGACGCCGGCGCGCTGACCGTCATGGGTGAGGCGTCCTTCGCGCTCGGCCAGCCCGAGCAGGCCGCCGCGCACTACCGTCAGGCCGTCGCCGTCCTCACCGGGGTCGGTTCCGACCGCGGCGCGGCGGACTCCTGGTTCGAGCTGGCGGCGCTGCTCGACGAGCTCGGACTGCGCGACGAGGCGCACGACGCCTACCGCAACGCCGCCGTGGCCAGCGGTGCGGTCTCGGCGGCCGGGCTGCGGCGACTCCAGCAGCACTGA
- a CDS encoding DNA-formamidopyrimidine glycosylase family protein, with the protein MPELPEVEALALDLRGRLDGHAIATVHIAAFSALKTFDPPLRALEGLLVDDVTRHGKFLDLEVGGLHLVMHLARGGWIRWRDEVPTLPPRPGGKNPLAARVVLDESSTGSARAPGLDVTEAGTKKRLAIYLVRDPQDVPGIATLGPDPLTDDFTLERFREILTAEGRKQIKGVLRHQGTIAGIGNAYSDEILHAAKMSPYRSAASILEGDSDDSALVHLYDAIRVTLGDAVERSRGLAMSELKGEKKSNLAVHGKAGQPCPVCGDTIREVSFADSSLQYCPTCQTGGKPLADRRMSKLLK; encoded by the coding sequence GTGCCCGAGCTGCCCGAGGTGGAAGCCCTGGCCCTCGACCTCCGGGGCCGGCTCGACGGCCACGCCATCGCCACCGTGCACATCGCGGCGTTCAGCGCGTTGAAGACCTTCGACCCGCCGCTGCGCGCCCTCGAGGGCCTGCTGGTCGACGACGTGACCCGGCACGGGAAGTTCCTGGACCTCGAGGTCGGCGGCCTGCACCTGGTCATGCACCTGGCCCGCGGCGGCTGGATCCGCTGGCGCGACGAGGTGCCGACCCTGCCGCCGCGCCCCGGTGGCAAGAACCCGCTCGCCGCCCGCGTCGTCCTGGACGAGTCCTCGACAGGCTCGGCCCGAGCACCGGGGCTCGACGTCACCGAGGCCGGCACCAAGAAGCGCCTCGCGATCTACCTGGTCCGCGACCCGCAGGACGTGCCGGGCATCGCCACCCTCGGCCCGGACCCGCTCACCGACGACTTCACCCTGGAGCGGTTCCGCGAGATCCTCACCGCCGAGGGCCGCAAGCAGATCAAGGGCGTGCTGCGCCACCAGGGCACCATCGCCGGGATCGGCAACGCCTACTCCGACGAGATCCTGCACGCCGCCAAGATGTCGCCGTACCGCTCGGCCGCCTCGATCCTCGAGGGCGACAGCGACGACTCCGCCCTCGTCCACCTGTACGACGCCATCCGGGTCACGCTGGGCGATGCGGTCGAGCGCTCCCGTGGCCTGGCCATGAGCGAGCTCAAGGGCGAGAAGAAGTCGAACCTCGCGGTGCACGGCAAGGCGGGTCAGCCGTGCCCGGTCTGTGGCGACACGATCCGCGAGGTGTCCTTCGCCGACTCGAGCCTGCAGTACTGCCCGACCTGCCAGACCGGCGGCAAGCCGCTCGCCGACCGTCGGATGAGCAAGCTGCTCAAGTAG